In Sorghum bicolor cultivar BTx623 chromosome 8, Sorghum_bicolor_NCBIv3, whole genome shotgun sequence, one genomic interval encodes:
- the LOC8064567 gene encoding protein FAR1-RELATED SEQUENCE 5, with protein MRCHRYGKPSKKKTDEQEEEKQMNDEAKKKGAKRKTNIQVKTNYPVLMEVKIENDKWKVVRLELDHNHELSPQNRNKLFSGRKYMTDMEKAMIRTLNNNNIPTRQMIAILSYLRGNVTALPYKKKDVQNERTKINRELKGNDMNKVMQYFMQRAAEDQTFFYKIHVDEENKVKNIYWREGISQK; from the coding sequence ATGAGATGTCACAGATATGGAAAACCATCAAAGAAGAAGACAGATgagcaagaagaagaaaaacagatgaatgatgaagctaagaagAAAGGGGCAAAGAGGAAAACAAACATACAAGTGAAAACCAACTACCCAGTGCTTATGGAAGTGAAGATAGAAAATGATAAATGGAAGGTTGTAAGACTAGAACTCGACCACAATCATGAGCTCAGCCCACAGAACAGGAATAAACTATTCAGTGGAAGGAAATATATGACAGATATGGAAAAAGCAATGATAAGGACACTGAACAACAATAACATACCAACAAGACAAATGATTGCAATACTGTCATATCTAAGAGGAAATGTCACAGCCCTACCATATAAGAAGAAAGATGTGCAGAATGAGAGAACAAAGATAAATAGGGAGCTAAAAGGAAATGACATGAACAAAGTTATGCAGTACTTTATGCAGAGGGCAGCAGAAGATCAAACATTCTTCTACAAAATACATGTAGATGAAGAGAACAAAGTGAAGAACATATActggagagaaggcatatcacag